From a single Paraburkholderia sp. D15 genomic region:
- a CDS encoding GspH/FimT family pseudopilin produces the protein MLVVLVIVGLLVGVVALAPSRNRRSDLAEEAQRLASLLESAGDEAQVRSMPISWQPGAGGYRFYRRSDSGAWVPLADDLFRPYRWSAQVTGVSIRYTGSDETTSRVVLGEESIGVPVTITLSSEGVRLLVVGTGIGNFVVRRP, from the coding sequence ATGCTGGTGGTGCTGGTGATCGTCGGCCTGCTGGTCGGCGTCGTTGCGCTCGCGCCGTCGCGCAACCGGCGCTCCGATCTCGCCGAGGAGGCGCAGCGTCTCGCGAGTCTGCTCGAATCCGCCGGCGACGAAGCGCAGGTGCGTTCGATGCCGATCTCCTGGCAACCCGGCGCGGGCGGCTACCGTTTCTATCGACGCAGCGACAGCGGCGCGTGGGTGCCGCTGGCGGACGATCTGTTCCGGCCGTACCGCTGGTCCGCCCAGGTGACCGGCGTGTCCATCCGTTACACCGGCAGCGACGAGACGACCTCGCGCGTCGTACTCGGCGAGGAAAGCATCGGCGTGCCGGTGACGATCACGCTGTCGTCGGAAGGCGTGCGCCTGCTGGTGGTGGGCACGGGCATCGGTAATTTCGTCGTGCGGCGGCCGTGA
- a CDS encoding substrate-binding domain-containing protein — protein MKSSKRKICQILALVVSGVGASAAMAVPLVQGGGSSLVAPTIGAVGVTNTEIGVFGTSEATFTYYSVGSGAGQNAFLGNQPTFFAPGLTGTVDFANSDAALTTAQVTNYKSSSVGTASGPLIQIPYIVTPITFPLVNAPAVTSTTTPQTTPGQAHSIALNDNDLCGIFSGKITDWNAVTNPETSSPYSTTSKPITVVYRFDSSGTSELLTRHLAAVCSAANTKTGVTFVDSLTFANTTAFPSGVPANFVSATGSGGVKTALLNLQTTTGTPAAIAYLSPDYTNTLLAPSSSSASSQLQVASLVNASNGLYYAPTAANASTAVGNITAPTGTSSTSPAADPTQWVPVSGTAYTALANPATGYPVSGTSQIILSQCYADSNVTKAVSDFLNAHFTNATYASIIQGNGFNTLPSTYSGTIVTDFLTAGRSNVLNIGNSTVCSGKGR, from the coding sequence ATGAAATCCAGCAAGCGCAAGATCTGTCAAATTCTGGCTCTCGTCGTGTCGGGCGTGGGCGCATCGGCAGCAATGGCGGTTCCCCTGGTTCAAGGCGGCGGCTCGTCGCTCGTCGCACCGACGATCGGTGCAGTTGGCGTGACCAACACCGAAATCGGCGTGTTCGGCACCAGCGAAGCCACCTTCACGTACTACTCGGTCGGTTCGGGCGCAGGCCAGAACGCGTTCCTCGGCAACCAGCCGACCTTCTTCGCTCCGGGCCTGACGGGCACGGTCGATTTCGCCAACAGCGATGCGGCGCTGACCACCGCGCAAGTCACGAACTACAAGAGCAGCAGCGTCGGCACGGCAAGCGGCCCGCTGATCCAGATTCCGTATATCGTCACGCCGATCACCTTCCCGCTCGTCAACGCACCGGCCGTCACCAGCACGACGACGCCGCAAACGACGCCGGGCCAGGCACACAGCATCGCGCTGAACGACAACGATCTGTGCGGTATCTTCTCGGGCAAGATCACGGACTGGAATGCTGTCACCAACCCCGAAACGAGCAGCCCCTACAGCACCACCAGCAAGCCGATCACGGTCGTCTATCGCTTCGACAGCAGCGGTACGAGCGAACTGCTGACGCGCCACCTGGCAGCCGTCTGCTCGGCAGCCAACACGAAAACCGGTGTGACGTTCGTCGATTCGCTGACGTTCGCGAACACGACCGCCTTCCCGAGCGGCGTGCCGGCGAATTTTGTGTCCGCGACGGGTAGCGGCGGCGTGAAGACCGCGCTGCTGAACCTGCAAACCACGACGGGTACCCCGGCAGCGATCGCTTATCTGAGCCCGGACTACACGAACACGCTCCTCGCACCGTCGAGCTCGTCGGCTTCGTCGCAACTGCAGGTGGCGAGCCTGGTCAACGCGTCGAACGGCCTGTACTACGCACCGACCGCCGCTAACGCATCGACGGCAGTGGGCAATATCACCGCGCCGACGGGTACGTCCTCCACGTCCCCCGCAGCCGATCCGACGCAATGGGTGCCGGTCTCCGGCACGGCTTACACGGCTCTCGCGAATCCGGCGACCGGCTATCCGGTGTCGGGCACGAGCCAGATCATCCTGAGCCAGTGCTACGCGGACTCGAACGTGACGAAGGCGGTTTCGGACTTCCTGAACGCTCACTTCACGAACGCAACGTATGCGTCGATCATTCAGGGTAACGGCTTTAACACGCTGCCTTCGACCTACTCGGGCACAATCGTTACCGACTTCCTGACGGCCGGTCGCAGCAACGTTCTGAACATCGGCAACTCGACGGTTTGCAGCGGCAAGGGCCGTTAA
- a CDS encoding FecR domain-containing protein: MSKAEAVATDHAQEEARAWLVRLRSGSMSRAETESFQRWCDAHPQTAALLRDTWGLLRTAAAELAQDSAANDEWIADARRERTVRTGRRAFIGFAVAAGASWLALRPPLALWPSVTDLAADYRTGTGEQRRVVLSDRMVVEMNTQTRLDVLPVSVAARGIDLLDGEAEIDARAAAAPGDGVVRQVLVVAGRGRMQAVSARFNVRRDGGSVCVTCLSGSLALEHPTRRVTLRADQQVVYDDRAVQPVASVDPGSAVAWRRGVLVFNGVPLADVVDEINRYRPGKIILRNPALGQNRMQAQFPITRLDDVIDMLGRLYGAKITRLPGNLVLLS; this comes from the coding sequence ATGAGCAAAGCTGAGGCCGTAGCCACGGACCACGCCCAGGAGGAAGCCCGGGCGTGGCTTGTGCGTCTGCGCTCGGGAAGCATGAGCCGGGCCGAGACGGAGTCGTTCCAGCGCTGGTGCGACGCGCATCCGCAGACGGCCGCGCTGCTGCGCGACACGTGGGGTCTGCTGCGCACGGCGGCGGCCGAGCTGGCGCAGGACAGCGCCGCCAACGACGAATGGATCGCCGACGCGCGCCGCGAGCGGACCGTGCGCACCGGGCGTCGCGCGTTCATCGGTTTCGCGGTGGCGGCGGGCGCGTCGTGGCTCGCGCTGCGCCCGCCGCTCGCGCTGTGGCCGTCGGTCACGGACCTCGCCGCCGACTATCGCACCGGCACCGGCGAACAGCGTCGCGTGGTGCTGTCCGATCGGATGGTGGTGGAGATGAACACGCAGACGCGGCTCGACGTGCTGCCCGTCAGCGTGGCCGCGCGCGGCATCGATCTGCTCGACGGCGAAGCCGAGATCGACGCGCGCGCAGCGGCCGCGCCGGGTGACGGCGTGGTGCGGCAGGTGCTGGTGGTGGCGGGACGCGGCCGCATGCAGGCCGTGAGCGCGCGTTTCAACGTGCGCCGCGACGGCGGCAGCGTCTGCGTGACCTGTCTGTCGGGATCGCTCGCGCTCGAGCATCCGACCCGGCGCGTGACCTTGCGCGCCGATCAGCAGGTCGTCTACGACGATCGCGCGGTGCAGCCGGTCGCGAGCGTCGATCCGGGCAGCGCGGTGGCATGGCGGCGTGGCGTGCTGGTGTTCAACGGTGTGCCGCTCGCCGACGTGGTCGACGAAATCAATCGCTACCGGCCGGGGAAAATCATTCTGCGTAATCCGGCACTCGGGCAGAACCGCATGCAGGCGCAGTTTCCGATTACGCGGCTCGACGATGTGATCGATATGCTCGGCCGTCTTTACGGCGCGAAGATCACGCGCTTGCCGGGGAATCTCGTCCTGTTGAGCTGA
- the gspF gene encoding type II secretion system inner membrane protein GspF encodes MSAFRYEAIDMAGKTMKGVLEADSARAGRTHLRGLGLTPLIVELAASRLQGERKQRLGVGRKLSQREQAILTRQLASLLIAGLPLDETLSVLSEQAERDYVRELMASIRGEVVGGHSFANALTQHPRDFPDIYRALVAAGEHTGKLGIVLARLADYIEQSNALRQKIVLAFTYPAVVTCIAFGIVTFLLSYVVPQVANVFTSTKQQLPFLTVMMLALSDFVRHWWWAALIALGVIVWIVRGILARPGPRLSFDTWLLAAPLAGRIVRGYNTVRFASTLGILTAAGVPILRALQAAGETLSNRAMLGNIQDAIVRVREGTSLSRALGNTRTFPPVLVHLIRSGEATGDVTTMLDRASEGESRELERRTMFLTSLLEPLLILAMGGVVLVIVLAVMMPIIELNNMVQ; translated from the coding sequence GTGTCCGCATTCCGCTACGAAGCCATCGACATGGCGGGCAAGACCATGAAAGGCGTGCTCGAAGCGGACAGCGCGCGCGCCGGCCGCACGCATCTGCGCGGACTCGGCCTCACGCCGCTGATCGTGGAGCTGGCCGCTTCACGTCTGCAAGGCGAGCGCAAACAGCGTCTCGGCGTGGGCCGCAAGCTGTCGCAGCGCGAGCAGGCGATCCTCACGCGTCAACTCGCGAGCCTGCTGATCGCCGGCCTGCCGCTCGACGAAACGCTGTCCGTGCTCAGCGAGCAGGCGGAACGCGATTACGTGCGCGAACTGATGGCCTCGATTCGCGGTGAAGTCGTCGGCGGTCATTCGTTCGCGAATGCGTTGACGCAGCATCCGCGCGATTTTCCGGACATCTATCGCGCGCTGGTCGCGGCCGGCGAACATACCGGCAAGCTCGGCATCGTGCTTGCGCGCCTGGCGGACTACATCGAGCAAAGCAACGCGCTGCGCCAGAAGATCGTGCTCGCGTTCACCTATCCGGCGGTGGTGACGTGCATCGCGTTCGGCATCGTCACGTTTCTGCTCAGCTACGTGGTGCCGCAGGTGGCGAACGTGTTCACCAGCACCAAACAGCAACTGCCGTTTCTCACGGTGATGATGCTGGCGCTGTCGGACTTCGTGCGGCATTGGTGGTGGGCCGCGCTGATCGCGCTCGGCGTGATCGTGTGGATCGTGCGCGGCATTCTCGCGCGGCCGGGGCCGCGTCTGTCGTTCGACACGTGGCTGCTCGCCGCGCCGCTCGCCGGACGCATCGTGCGCGGCTACAACACGGTGCGCTTCGCGAGCACGCTCGGCATTCTGACGGCGGCCGGCGTGCCGATCCTTCGCGCGCTGCAGGCCGCCGGCGAAACGCTCAGCAATCGCGCGATGCTCGGCAATATCCAGGATGCGATCGTGCGGGTGCGCGAGGGCACGTCGCTGTCGCGCGCGCTCGGCAACACGCGCACGTTTCCGCCGGTGCTGGTGCACCTGATCCGCTCGGGCGAAGCGACCGGCGACGTCACCACGATGCTCGACCGCGCGTCCGAAGGCGAATCGCGCGAACTCGAACGGCGCACGATGTTCCTCACCAGCCTGCTCGAACCGCTGCTGATTCTCGCGATGGGCGGCGTGGTGCTGGTGATCGTGCTGGCGGTGATGATGCCGATCATCGAACTGAACAACATGGTGCAGTGA
- a CDS encoding substrate-binding domain-containing protein: MGNQPSFFGYGVTGTVDFANSDAALTPAQVTNYRYSALGTASGPLIQIPYVVTPITIPLVNAPPVTSTLTPQTTPNQANSIALNDNDLCGIFSGKINDWKWVINPETGTAYSMDSRPITVVYRQDASGETELLTRHLAAVCTSSNTAFRVTFVDSMTFANTSAFPAGMPLNFVAATNSVGVRNALLGYRNSWSGPAAISYLGPADTNTFLAPSSSVAAQSQLQVASLFNTTNRIYYAPTGANASVAFGQSTLPPTGQSATSPASDPTQWVPVSGTLYAALANPSAGYPVSGTSQIILNQCYADANVTKAVSDFLSMHYNNASFASIVRGNGFNTVPQLYSNVIITDFLTAGRGNTLNIGNSKVCNGEGR; the protein is encoded by the coding sequence CTGGGCAACCAGCCGTCATTTTTCGGTTATGGCGTGACCGGCACCGTGGATTTCGCCAATAGCGACGCGGCGCTCACTCCCGCCCAGGTGACAAACTACAGGTACAGCGCGCTCGGCACGGCTAGCGGACCGCTGATCCAGATTCCCTACGTCGTGACCCCGATCACGATTCCGCTGGTCAATGCACCGCCCGTCACAAGCACGCTAACGCCTCAAACGACGCCCAATCAGGCGAACAGTATCGCGTTGAACGACAATGATCTGTGCGGCATTTTCTCTGGAAAAATCAACGACTGGAAATGGGTCATCAACCCGGAAACGGGCACCGCCTACAGCATGGATAGTCGCCCGATCACCGTCGTCTACCGGCAGGACGCAAGCGGTGAAACGGAATTACTGACGCGTCATCTCGCCGCCGTTTGCACGTCGAGCAACACTGCCTTTCGCGTCACATTTGTCGATTCGATGACATTTGCCAACACGTCGGCGTTTCCAGCCGGCATGCCATTGAATTTCGTTGCCGCGACGAATAGCGTTGGCGTTCGCAACGCACTGCTCGGCTATCGGAACTCGTGGTCAGGGCCGGCCGCCATTTCGTATCTCGGCCCAGCAGATACGAATACGTTCCTCGCGCCGTCCAGCTCGGTGGCTGCACAGTCACAACTTCAGGTGGCGAGTCTGTTTAACACGACAAATCGAATTTACTATGCGCCGACGGGAGCGAATGCGAGCGTAGCATTTGGCCAAAGCACCTTACCGCCGACCGGACAGTCCGCGACGTCGCCCGCGTCTGATCCGACGCAATGGGTGCCGGTGTCCGGCACTCTTTACGCTGCTCTCGCGAATCCGTCTGCAGGCTATCCGGTGTCGGGTACGAGCCAGATCATTCTGAACCAGTGCTACGCGGATGCAAACGTGACAAAGGCTGTTTCAGACTTTCTGAGCATGCATTACAACAACGCATCCTTTGCGTCGATCGTTCGCGGCAATGGCTTCAACACAGTACCGCAGTTGTATTCCAATGTGATCATCACCGACTTCTTGACGGCTGGCCGCGGCAACACGTTGAACATCGGTAACTCGAAGGTTTGCAACGGCGAAGGCCGTTAA
- a CDS encoding RNA polymerase sigma factor — MSDTSRTQLKQILATRYAYLVRRLERMTGSKEGATDALHETWLRLDKANVSTQVANADAYILGMASNVAIDQHRHERRHAHEDDVDVLLGVPDELADPERILSARRKIDDLKDVLRGLTPRRRAILLAARVDGQLNREIAERFGISLRLVESELSAAMKYCLQRMQEVGDPYTDSRSGPRKF; from the coding sequence ATGTCCGACACGAGCCGCACTCAACTCAAACAGATCCTGGCCACGCGCTACGCGTATCTCGTCAGGCGGCTGGAGCGCATGACGGGATCGAAGGAAGGGGCCACCGACGCATTGCACGAGACCTGGCTGCGGCTGGACAAGGCCAACGTGTCCACCCAGGTCGCCAATGCCGACGCGTATATTCTCGGCATGGCGAGCAACGTCGCGATCGACCAGCATCGTCACGAACGCCGCCATGCGCACGAGGACGATGTGGATGTGCTGCTCGGCGTGCCCGACGAACTGGCCGATCCCGAGCGCATTCTGAGCGCGCGCCGCAAGATCGACGACCTGAAGGACGTGCTGCGCGGCCTCACGCCCAGGCGCCGCGCGATCCTGCTGGCGGCGCGGGTGGATGGACAGTTGAATCGGGAGATCGCCGAGCGTTTCGGGATTTCCCTGAGGCTGGTGGAGAGCGAATTGAGTGCGGCGATGAAGTATTGTTTGCAACGCATGCAGGAAGTGGGCGACCCGTACACGGATTCGCGCAGCGGGCCACGGAAGTTTTGA
- a CDS encoding secretin and TonB N-terminal domain-containing protein, whose translation MTRSRAPSGVLALTACLLALTFVTRHANAQDAGQVSPAAARALHFDLPGQPLAQALQAFARTTELIVLAPAPLLDGRTSAPVTGDYAPRDALERVLAGTGLQAEFTGQDEAIIVARPAAPEVASAVTADAPADAALPIDGLGDDADARAYAGMLQARMTQALCALPAAMPGGYRLAAQLRIDNKGAVVGVNLVASSGQNARDAAIVHALRSLRLDAAPPDGLPEPVTILLRPTGNGVHLHCPTTDGRN comes from the coding sequence ATGACACGTTCACGGGCGCCGTCCGGTGTCCTGGCGTTGACTGCCTGTCTGCTGGCGCTGACCTTCGTCACGCGTCACGCGAATGCGCAGGACGCCGGGCAGGTCAGCCCCGCGGCTGCGCGGGCGCTGCATTTCGATCTGCCCGGTCAACCGCTCGCGCAGGCGCTTCAGGCGTTCGCGCGGACGACCGAGCTGATCGTGCTGGCGCCCGCGCCGCTGCTCGACGGCCGCACGAGCGCGCCGGTCACCGGCGACTACGCGCCGCGCGACGCACTGGAGAGGGTGCTCGCGGGCACGGGATTGCAGGCGGAATTCACCGGACAGGACGAAGCGATCATCGTCGCGCGGCCGGCGGCGCCGGAGGTGGCATCGGCGGTAACGGCGGACGCACCGGCCGACGCGGCGCTGCCGATCGACGGTCTCGGCGACGATGCCGACGCACGGGCCTACGCCGGCATGTTGCAGGCGCGCATGACGCAGGCGTTGTGCGCGTTGCCCGCCGCGATGCCGGGCGGCTATCGGCTGGCGGCGCAATTGCGGATCGACAACAAGGGGGCGGTGGTGGGGGTGAATCTGGTGGCATCGAGTGGACAGAACGCGCGCGACGCCGCGATCGTGCATGCGCTGCGTTCGCTGCGTCTGGACGCCGCGCCGCCGGACGGCCTGCCCGAACCCGTGACGATCCTGCTGCGGCCCACCGGCAACGGCGTGCATCTTCATTGCCCAACGACAGACGGCCGGAACTAG